The DNA window TGATGACCTCTCCGTCCTGCAGAGCTGCCAGCCTCTCCTGCAGGCTGCTCTTCAGCTCCACGGCTCTGGAGTAGGCCTCAATCCACACGCTTTGGTTCTCCAGGCTGCTCTGCAAGGTTTGGCACAGCAGGGTCAGCTCGGAGAGCAGGTGGACCGCGCCGTAGAGCTTCTGCCGGAAGGCCGAAACAGACTGTTTGGAAGCAGGTTGAGCTTCTGCTGCTGGCttcttccttcttctcctctgcAAGAAACCTTTAACCCACTGCTCGTCTTGCAGCCGCTGCCTTGCATCTGCATCAGAGGTCACTGGCCTGGTGTTGCTGTTTCCTTTATTTTGGCCATCCCCCGGCCAGGAGCCCTCTGGGGTGGACAGCTGGTGAGCAAACCTGCTGGGTGATTGACGGTAATCTGGAGAGAAGCTGGGACTTGGGTTGACCGGTGGAAACCTAGGCTGGTGCACcggtggtgctggtgctggtggtcCAAAATTTGTGAAAGGCACCCCCTGGTCAAACTGCCCCCTATCAGTCCCAACATGCGGcggcggctgctgctgctgctgccccctgctggcagCATGAGGCCATGGCCCGGTCTGCTGCTCGCTAAAAAAGCCCGGAGGTGGTCTGTTGGGGTCGAAAGGTGGAGGATGAGAGAACGGAGGAGGTCCACATGGAGGGACCGGCGGCTGGAACGGAGGCCAGTGGCCGTGCTGAACAGGCCAAGGCGCTGGAGGTGGAGGGACCGAGCCGGGCGGCGCTCCAATAACATACCCGCCACTGCTACCGAACCCATGACCCTCTGCTGCTGCGGGGGGCCCCGCTGAGTACGGCGGGTGGTTGTCCATGTCCCCCGTCACCCTGACTGGAGCCGGTCGCGGCGTTTTTGTGCTGAAAGGCCGAGCAGAGCAGCGCTAAACAGCGCAGCCTCTAAATGCTGCCCGCTGAACGGAGGTGGCGGTCGTCACTTCCTACCTACGAGCGTTTGGGTGTGTTCCAAACGGAGTGAACGCACTAGTTCTAGGTTGCTTGAAAGGGAGCACGCTAATGGCGGCCATTTTGTAGGGCCCCAAACTGAACTAGCCGTTCCCTCAGATTAGAGCTGAAACTGTTCAACTGAGGGAACAGCTTATTAAACTGACATCATGATTTTTTAAATCAAGGGgacttttattaaattataataaaacattgTTTAATAAAGGcataataatgtattaaatcAAGGGgacttttattaaattataataaaactgACTGTTTAATAAAGGcataataatgtattaaatcAAGGGgacttttattaaattataataaaactgACTGTTTAATAAAGgcataataatttattaaatcaaggggacttttattaaattataataaaacaaattgtTAAATAGAGGcctaataatttattaaatcaaggggacttttattaaacaataaaaaaactgaTTGTTTAATAAAGacataataatttattaaatgaaggggacttttattaaattataataaaacattgTTAAATAGAGGcctaataatttattaaataaaggggacttttattaaacaataaaaaactgactgtttaatATAGGcataataatgtattatatcAAGGGAACttttattaaacaataaaaaaaatgattgttTAATAAAgacaatttattaaatcaagggaacttttattaaacaataaaaaaactgtttgtttaataaaggcataataatttattaaatcaaggggacttttattaaattatatataaaacagaTTGTTAAATAGAGGcctaataatttttttaaatcaaggtttataattttattaaattatatatataaaaaaaacaaaacagattgTAAAATAAAGCccgaatcagaatcagatttattggccaagtatgttcacatacacaaggaatttgttctGGCTGTTAGTAATTTATAGTGTTAACAATATAGTTTTTAAAATCAAGGGGAcgtttattaaaatgattaaaaatgtaaattagtaaaaaaaatgtaaaaacataaaTTTAATAGAGGCCTAATAATTGATTAAATCAAGGGAATGAGTTATTAAATTGAATGACCCTCTATGGGCTCTGTGTGATGGCAAACAACATGCATGTTATGATGACATAAATAACCGGACCGGACAACTATTGATAATTaatgcactttttaaaaaatgaacaaaaagaaaacatgtaCTTTCCATTTCTAAGAGGTGAGGCCTtgacataaatatatatgaatatgcatAAGCCTTCAGTTTTCCCCTTTTACATGCTCTGCATTTATAAAAGAGAATCTAGTGATGCTACACTTATTTAGAAATTTAGAAATAACTGGAGTTGTTAAAAGGAGGACAtggattattaaatataatttaatttttgCTTTTCTAATgtataattagtaattatttaAGTGTAAACAGGGGGGGGTGCTTATGTGGTTAATCAAGTGGCTAATAGCCTTTAAACAGTGAAAATCgtaaccttttttatttttaataattatttctgGATGGTGCTGCTGTTCTCTTCATGCAGTGCTTCCTCTGGTCAGCCCTTCTCTTCATGTGGCTTCACTGGGTCGGCCTAGCCTTTGGGTTTAGCCTCGGCCCCACGTTCTCCACAAGCAGCCGCTGCGTTTAGCCTCATTTAGGCTTTCGTTAGTGGGCTGGGTGAATGTCAGATTTGTGGGCATTATTGTAATGAAGGAAGACTCGTTGACGATACAGCAGTCTAtctggtcacattattttttttggtgCCCCATGATAACCCCCTTTACACAGAAAAATACTCCATTAACGTAAAAAGCTGATGTGGGAGAAATGAACCCAGAGCTGCTCAGAGAGTGAAGGACAGCTTTTATTAACCCATACATTTTACGACATTTTAAGACAGCCTACAAAAGAACAGGGAGGCCTGGGATCGGTCTGCTTAACATCTCAGAGAAAATGTGTTGATCTAGGATCCATAAATCAATGAACGGTCAGCGGGTTCAGCCGATTTATTAAAGTGTAAAGCTGAGCACTTCTACTGTAGACAGCACAACATTGACAAAATGCTAGTATTGTGATCGTATCGGTGCATATTGCGACATAACGCCTGCTGGAGTGTCGCATGATAACGAAAGCACGGTGGCGATTAACTGAGGTGGCCGGCTTggattattactgttgtttttcttaACTTCATTCACTTCGATTAATCAAAACACTCAACTGTGACGGATCGGTATCGCCAAGACCCGCATCACGATAATTAGCAagcaatatattgtgcagccttaAGATCAACGGCGTGTGAAGAGCAAAAGAGGACAAAAAGTAACGGGGGAGGAGGATCCTagatcaaatattttttttctgagaAATCTGTACACATAACCCCAGCTGTGAAAGAGCTGAAATTCGTTAAAAAGTCCATCACGATCTGTCAGGTACTTCAAACACATTCAaaaacagtgcctccaccatgtttggcggATGTGGTATGCTTTGTTATCCGCGagcccttcttctgcttctccgTGCTCTAGCTAATCCTGGTTTCATCAACATTTcaacctttctgttcttgagttTCCGGTGGTCTAGATCTCGACGCTAACCCACCTAATTTAAACACTGCAGGTTGGTGCACGACACAGACGATCAATTAACCAATCTGCACAGACTTGGTAAGTAGAACACCCATTGGAACCGATGCTAATGTCTCATTAGAAGGTTCTCCAGTCAGAAGGCGAGATGAGCGTTGTGTAATTTACCAGCCTGGCTTGTGAATTACACAAACATGCAAAAGCAAAGAGCAGAAATGTGTGCAGTGAGCAGTGGGATTAGCGGGGTGTTTTTGGAGGAATTCTGAATGCGTCCGGATGGGAGAACCGTCTAATGCAGGGGGAGGGTCTTTATTTCCGGACCGGGAGGGTCCAGCACATTTTACTCATCTGTCTGAACTGAAGAACCTTAGTTTAAATGTGTTACG is part of the Salminus brasiliensis chromosome 17, fSalBra1.hap2, whole genome shotgun sequence genome and encodes:
- the pdcd7 gene encoding programmed cell death protein 7: MDNHPPYSAGPPAAAEGHGFGSSGGYVIGAPPGSVPPPPAPWPVQHGHWPPFQPPVPPCGPPPFSHPPPFDPNRPPPGFFSEQQTGPWPHAASRGQQQQQPPPHVGTDRGQFDQGVPFTNFGPPAPAPPVHQPRFPPVNPSPSFSPDYRQSPSRFAHQLSTPEGSWPGDGQNKGNSNTRPVTSDADARQRLQDEQWVKGFLQRRRRKKPAAEAQPASKQSVSAFRQKLYGAVHLLSELTLLCQTLQSSLENQSVWIEAYSRAVELKSSLQERLAALQDGEVISRVKKSLELLGKKRARIRRRRAERMEEKQEEERRAAEREAAIDKFQMKQIQELEEKNRERELKLAADAVLSEVRKKQADAKRMLDILKALEKLRKLRKEAASRKGMFPEKECDEVFEGHLTRLRSLIKKRTAVYGAEEKALMVMLEGEQEEERKRDREKRLKKEREKLLLKKQEIDSMLFGAELPPDHPLQPFQEYYTQAERSLPVLIQIRREWDQFLVPVDHPDGTSVPQGWVLPDPPADDVWATALEK